The sequence CGGTCAAGGATTTTGCAGCCTCATATATCCTGTAATTTCTCATCTTTAACATTCGGGTGGAGCAGATGGAAGAGAACAATTTTGCATTAGTTGTTTGAGCATGGCGCTTAGtgatacatttttatttttccctctttttgaGAATGCTTAGTGATATATTTGAGCTTGTGGCTTTTGAGGCTCATTAAAGGACGGTTTCTTTTTAGACACGTGTTTATTCCTTTTCCTAGCTAACTGAATAGATTCTTGACACGCGTGTGTACTAATACTATATAAGAATAAGAATTGAAACCAATATCGAAGtctaaacaaaaccaaatcacaCTGATTTAAGATTTGTTTACCCTCCTTGGTAGGTATGGGAAATTTACTGGGTTAAGTACCACCCGAGATCTggattaattttaattaatctgACATCACCATCTGCTTTACTGATCAATGGCATTTCCAAGTCCTGGGATAGGTAAATAACGATTAGcaagattttcaattttagttctTTCCTATCCAATCCCAATACTTATTACCCAAGCTCTGTTGGTTAATAATGTCATTATGTTCCATCCGTATCAAGCCACGATGCCAGAAAATGTTAACTGGTTAGATCAGTTAAGTGTCGGCTATGAGTGGCTCTAATGGCTAGCAGCTTCTCCAAATCAGTATCAGCCTAGACCTAGAGTTGATTAACACGGGGACACAATCAAGTGAGTGGACCAAACCCTGAGAGAGTAACAACACAGTGCAGGAACAGCTGTTACAGAGGGCAAATTTCTGTTatggttttccaaaaaattacTACCACAGACAATCCACATTATTTGCCTAAATTCTGAAcactttaataataaatttatacaaaatataatgcTTCAATCATCTGATAAGACTACCTGTTACTTATGCCCAAACAAAGAAGTAAAAACAATACCATCCTATTATCAAACCTTTCTCTTTCTACTATTTTGCAATTTGCCAATTTAGGCAGTGTGAAACATAAGAAATATAACCAAAGGGAGCTGAAGAACCTCACCATGCGAAACAAATGCTTATGTGGTAGTTTGGACACAAGGATTGCCTTCATGGGATCTAAATCTTATGGGAAAGTATAAAACTTCAATCTGCACCCTTCCTCTTGCATAATACATTCCCAAACTTATTAATCATAAACCTAGGAGCAAGTCCATTGCTCCCACGAGGTTCCCATAACTGACTAGTGAGGCCCTAAACAAATGGAATGCAGCCAATAGATTACTATACAGGAGCTATAATTTTCCTCCAACAATATTAGTCCCCCATAGGAGATGGAGTTCTTAGCATCTAGTTGGTGTAATATGTACTGGAAAAGGCAGACATGACCTAGCAACATTTCTTGCCCATAAATGCATTTCTCTTCACAACCCAAAGTTGTTATAATTTCTTGGGCAGATTGTAAGTCTTCTTAAGAAACTTTGCTGCCATCTCATCATTCCGATAACACAAAACTCGTAAAATTGTGTTTGGTTCAGTTGGATCCCACTGAGCAGAAGTTGGAGGCAGCGGAAGCTTTGATTTAGCAGAGGAGCTATAAATCTCAAGAATCATACGTCTGAATTGCTCAATTAGGCTCTCAGTATCAGTGTGAAGTAAAGCGAGGATACTTTTAACAGTAGTTGaaaacttatttattaaatCAGCTGGCAATCCATCCCCATTGGACCAAAATAGTTCTGTGAGAAACTTAAAATCCTCCTCTATTATTTCAGAATCATGTTGTGTGAAAGCACGAGAAGGGCCTCCAGCAAGCAAAATCAACAGGAACCCATCAAAAGAAGCTTTCATTATGTCAGTAATAACACGCGTTCTGACTCTGTCATGCACTGTTGATGAAACAATCTCCAAATATTGCTCAAGCTCCTGAAGGAAGGGATCAATCCTAGAAGAAGAAACTTCCCCAACATACAAGCCATCCCAAAGAATATGACTTAGGTCATGGAAGATTATCTTATATGCCATTGCCTCACAGAGTTGTTGGATCCCTTCCCCACATGCAGCTTTTGAAAGTTCAAACTTTTTCCCTGTCCCATTTGCAATACTCTCAGTGAGAGTACATTCAGTGTTTTCAAGATGAGCAATCATCCTCTTCTCTAAAACTCCCAATTCTGTTCGAATCTGCTGCAAAGTATTTACGCGAACACACAGCTGGGGTATCCCAAAGGAGTTATCCCCATTACGTGTTTCAACTTGGGATTTCCTCTTCTGTGTTATTTgtgatttttccttctttttgaaTACACCATGGAACTTTGATCCTGTTGAGCATCTAGTCAGAGCAGGCATACTGGGGATGTAAGTACTTCGGCCTCCTGCAGATCACAGAAGAAAACTGGTAATCATTAAAGagattaataaattaaacataaatgCATCAGTCTCTCACAGGCATAGAATAATACCACAGCCAGACTTAGTCTTCAATATGTAATGCTGAAGACATCTGTCAAAACCAGTCATCAATTCTCGAAGCAAGACTGGATGCATAGGAATTGGCAACAGAAAGAATGCTTCTAAAGTTTCATCTATGATTTTTAGAACTTCAACAGCAGAAGGAGCAAATCGCTCCTTGTTGGCTTGTGGATTCCATACCTATAAAAAAGACGACATCAAGGTTTAGTCATGGACAGGACAACTAGTGAAAAGATAAGAATCACATTATTCTTCCTAAGAAATGATTGGTGAAATGTGTGCAGGCAAGCACATATATGCATGCATAGAGAATGACATCCTCCTGAATTTCAGATGATATTGATCTATATCacataaaaatgagaaaaaaaatcacatccaaTTTACATAATATTAAAGGCATATCAAAGTTGCATCCTAATCAGCAGGTGCTGGCTGAAATTCAGATGTGAATTGACTCGGATTGTTTTGAGAAACAAGAACTTTCCATCACATACCTCTTGTTGCAGATTCCTGTCAGTCCATTCCTTCAGTCTGTCAACTCTTGTCTTTATCCATGACTTTACCAGATTGGCCATAACTGCTTCAGCCTCATAAGGAGGCATCTCCTGTATGATAGACTTCCCACCATCGTCACTGTCCACTGCATCTTCAACTGCAATCTGCACAAGATCTTTCTCCAATGTGTCAGCAGCTCTCAGCACTTGTACAGCATCAGGAGTCAACTCACTAATACCCGTAATATATTGCTTCAGCTCATTCCCGTAGCAAGAATGAAGGGTAGCTACAGCAACACCTGATGCAAGAGGGTGCCAACTCTTCAGTATTGGACTAAATATCTCTTTCTCGTTAAGAGCCAATTCACTAACATCTTGTGCAAGGATGGAAAGGGCAGGAAGAGAACTGTTCTGGTTCTTAGATATACGCTTGCCTGAGTTCATCTTCTCCCTTTTCTGCCTTAAGATAGACAAATCAGATCCTTGAGTCATATTTTTCAAGGCAAAATTGAGAAGCGTCcttgttaaaatatatataaatgtatcCAAACATAATCTGGGGGGAAAAAGGAAAGTCACTGGGAAAAAGTATATAGCTCAAAGTGCATTGTCTAAACTTACAATATATGCACCCAGATATAggaaaatatattcaaaaaagtCACTCATATAGTTTGTAGCCCCATGGACTAAAGGGCAACCAAGCATACAATTTTTACCATATAAGTAAGCTTATCACCAAGATCATCAATTTCAGCCAACAGAGATATTTAAGAGTCAGATCAATTCAGGAAATAACAGAACTATATTAAAAATGTCAATTTACAAATGGGACTGACAAGTAAAAGGAATTCAACCAATAATAGGTTCACCTGTGGAGGCAGGGGGGAAGTACAGATTcaagaaaatgagagattgcTACCATAGGAGTACAGAAGAAAGGAGCAATTCATAGAATGCTTATTATCTATGAAGAATATGGTTAGGTAGCATGTAACAGAAATGTTAGAAATAGTCAAAAGCTTCTCTGCAAGATTACAAAAATTGTAACAAAGATCATTTTCTGGAGTCAAATGTGTACAGAGGGTTCACcaactgaaaattttaattgattggtCAAAAAGCCTACCATATACATCTCAGGATCAAAGGGTTGTTGGATATCAGTTTCATATTCATACTTAGGGATATTATGCTGAATGAATGAAACTTGCCTGAGCAAAAGCAGTGCTTAGTGATGATCTTATATAAGTTTCAACCCTTTCACGGGTCACATTaatttctttcctcttcttatGATACTCATGAGAGATATCTTCTACCAATATCTTTGCTGATAATACCCCTAGGGAGACAACACTTTGCATTGATTCAATATTACCACTGTGGAAAGTATCACAGTAAGCAAGAAGCCTTTTTTCTGCCCACCCCAATATCAAACTCAATGTAGAGCTCAAAACCTCAGAGTGGACTGGATCTGTTATTGCCTTGGCATCCTTTTCAATTTCTATCAAGAGATTATTGGATGCAAATAATAGGTCAATTTCCACTTGACCAGTTACAACATAATGTTGGAATAAAACCCATGAGAAACAAAGATCATGCAGCATCTGGTTCAATCCTAGGATTGCCCAGGTCTTCTTTATGAGTTCTAAAACCTCATCAACCTCTTCGATTATAGTTGTTTCTTCATTAATATCAAAACATGCTTCTAAGAGCACTTGGTAGAGCCGGAGGTTCAATGGAAACCCATCTGCCCAGTGACACGTCTCAGAAGTAGAACCATCAAATGATCTGCAAGCAAGAGACATTACAACACCCCGCAAGACTTGTATCGACTCACTGTGTTTTCCAGTTTCTATGGGCTTCTCTAAGGCCCCACGAATTATCTGGCGAAGCTGCTGTGCAGTGGTGTTTGTCTTCTCTAGCGGCAGGTGAGGATGCACAAGGAGTCCTGCTTCCAGAACCTTCAAATTCCTCCTTTGCCAAGCCTCATATTCTAGCTGATTAGGAAAATCTGGAGATCGAAACTGTTGGAGTAGCTCAAGTGGCAAAACCATTGACTCCATTCGTCTTCCAAGCTGATTCATGAAATAGAATCTTAATAAATTACTGTACTGGACTAAAAGGACACAAGTAACAGACAACCATGGTTtaagttaattttttgttattagtttaTGATTGAGAAATACATTATATTCTCCACCCCTTTGGACAAGGTCATGGTAccaaaattatacataaaaatcatataattctTTGCTTCCACCTTAAAGAAACTAGGCTGACACCGAGCAATTAACTAAAATAGAACTCCAAATTAGTGTTCTAAAGCAAGATCAATAGTactatttttaagtaaaaaaagagagaaagttcaaaactttttttttattttattttaaacgtCCTTTAATTTCTCTCAATTCAATACTTTCCTTTATTTccctaaattacaaaaaaaaaaaactaatatagaaagaaattcaaaattgtGCTCCCTAAACATGGTCCTCGCTTGAGTTTGctcaatatatttttaggtATAAAAAAGGAAGTTTGTTTTCCACAATTATCTAAACTTCCACAGAGAATCCAAATCACAAAACCggtaagaaaataaataaataaataaacagaagaagaagcagcCAATTACCCAAATgtaaaattcagaaagaaagagagtgaaagaaaaaggatttggagGTGACCTGACCAGCAGCGACCCTTAATAAGGCTCTCCTAATTCTGGAATCAGTTTGCTCCGAAACCCTCATTTGGACCCTCATCAGCTCCCCAGTAGTCACCGCCTTCTTCACTCGTCCCTGACTCACTGACTcacttcctcttcctcctccaaCTGCGGCAACCCTCCTCTTCGTTTTGAGCCCAAGCGCCTTCTTTACTCGGCTTGCCGCCGATGAAGTCAGCGACCTCTGCAACGAAGCCGACGGTCTAACTGTAGGAGCCCTTTCGGGCTTCTCTGACTGAGGGATGTAAGTCAACGGTCTCGTACCGGAGCTCCGGCAAGCGCCGACGAGGATCTCGTAAGCGGTTTCTCTGAGCTCCGAGTCGGAGAGATTGGGAGCCCCGAATGGAGAGGGTAGGTGCTCCACCGGTTGCATGGGCATGGGAACTTGGAAGTcgatgttgatgttgatgttgtGTCTTTTGGAAGATCCTCCTAAGGTTTTGTCTCTGAAAATCTTGGAcattgttgctgttgctgttgctgttgtgTGGGCTCACTTTGCGTGTGTGTGAGTGAGTgatgttttgttttggtatgggagaaaagaaaaaggtaaaaggGAATGAATGGAGTTgggttataataataataatttattatagaaTAGTGTTGGTGTTGTTGGGTTTATGCTTGCTTGACTTTTAGAATAGGAAATGATAGATAGAGGTATTATTATGGTTTTGAGAATTGAGACAAAGGAagagtgtgagtgtgagtgtgagtgaagaatttcttcttttttggattaaaaGAAGGAATTGTGAGAGTTTTGTATGTTGTGTTTTTGCTCTTGTGTCATTAGGAAGATCTGAGCTCATGGAATGGAATCTCAAGTCTCAAATCTCAAAtctgtgagagagaaaaaaaaaaaaaaaaaaaagtagaaagagAGATTTGAG is a genomic window of Quercus lobata isolate SW786 chromosome 2, ValleyOak3.0 Primary Assembly, whole genome shotgun sequence containing:
- the LOC115975650 gene encoding protein unc-13 homolog, with amino-acid sequence MSKIFRDKTLGGSSKRHNININIDFQVPMPMQPVEHLPSPFGAPNLSDSELRETAYEILVGACRSSGTRPLTYIPQSEKPERAPTVRPSASLQRSLTSSAASRVKKALGLKTKRRVAAVGGGRGSESVSQGRVKKAVTTGELMRVQMRVSEQTDSRIRRALLRVAAGQLGRRMESMVLPLELLQQFRSPDFPNQLEYEAWQRRNLKVLEAGLLVHPHLPLEKTNTTAQQLRQIIRGALEKPIETGKHSESIQVLRGVVMSLACRSFDGSTSETCHWADGFPLNLRLYQVLLEACFDINEETTIIEEVDEVLELIKKTWAILGLNQMLHDLCFSWVLFQHYVVTGQVEIDLLFASNNLLIEIEKDAKAITDPVHSEVLSSTLSLILGWAEKRLLAYCDTFHSGNIESMQSVVSLGVLSAKILVEDISHEYHKKRKEINVTRERVETYIRSSLSTAFAQKREKMNSGKRISKNQNSSLPALSILAQDVSELALNEKEIFSPILKSWHPLASGVAVATLHSCYGNELKQYITGISELTPDAVQVLRAADTLEKDLVQIAVEDAVDSDDGGKSIIQEMPPYEAEAVMANLVKSWIKTRVDRLKEWTDRNLQQEVWNPQANKERFAPSAVEVLKIIDETLEAFFLLPIPMHPVLLRELMTGFDRCLQHYILKTKSGCGGRSTYIPSMPALTRCSTGSKFHGVFKKKEKSQITQKRKSQVETRNGDNSFGIPQLCVRVNTLQQIRTELGVLEKRMIAHLENTECTLTESIANGTGKKFELSKAACGEGIQQLCEAMAYKIIFHDLSHILWDGLYVGEVSSSRIDPFLQELEQYLEIVSSTVHDRVRTRVITDIMKASFDGFLLILLAGGPSRAFTQHDSEIIEEDFKFLTELFWSNGDGLPADLINKFSTTVKSILALLHTDTESLIEQFRRMILEIYSSSAKSKLPLPPTSAQWDPTEPNTILRVLCYRNDEMAAKFLKKTYNLPKKL